Part of the Hemicordylus capensis ecotype Gifberg chromosome 7, rHemCap1.1.pri, whole genome shotgun sequence genome, TGCCTTCCCTTCTGTTTCATCTCTTGTTCAGTTGTCTTGAAAGTTGACAGAGACCACAGAGTGGACAGCAAGTCATCACTACCCAGTCCTCGCAAATAGAGCCCTGAAGGGAAACAAAGGTGGGGGTTAGAATTCAGAACAGAAAGTCAGTTTGTGTGGTATTCAGGCACAGTGGGGTAACTGTGTGCTATCCTAAGCACATCCCAGCATCCCCACTTTCCTTCTGTTTCCCTTGGGCTATAAGAAATGCAGGCTTGTGTTTAGACCTCTGAGGGGCTGAATGTCTTCTCCCTGGCCACGTAAAGTgtgtcctccctccctcgccaTGCCCGGGTCTAGGGTCAGAAGAACACTGAAAGCCAGGAGCAAGCGAAATTAATATACAATCATAAGACTGATCACAAAAAGCAGCTCAAACAAGATGACAATGTAGGGACCAGGTGGACCTTTtgtggggagggtgtcaaaaaatTGGATTTGCTCTGCACACCAAGCTGCTGTTAGAGgcacagccacagtgaccaattcCAAAACTGAGCAATTCTAATCTATCATTGGAAAATCAGCATAgacttctccccactccccattctTCTCCCATCACTGCTTCTCCAAACCTGGAAAAACATAACCTGAATCCTGTGGAGAGGCAGCATTCCAGTGTATTTCAGAAGCTTGCCACCCTACCAACATATTTTTGAGCTAACTGAAAAATGCCCATAAGAACAGGCTGGGGCTCTCTCTAGAAATCCCATGTCTCTTGGAATTTAGgatagcccccagattttggctcctccatccAGCTGCTatattccacccagatttacacagatGTGCCATCAGATGcgctgcccggattttactctggatccaaccacatgggagggcagagaaggagggggaaatagacaaatctgtcaaataaataaaatgcaaattggtTGCCACATAATttccataatatgcaaattaggccacccagatttgggaagcttgaatccGTATCAAACACCCCATCTTTATTTGACTCTTCCTAGATTTCCTGTGTTTCACCTGGATGTGGTATCTTGCTCGCACATCCGTGCGTAGGGCGATGAGACTGCCAGGCAGGCATGGGAGGCAGCAGCTCTCGCCCGCCTCTTCTGCCACATGGCAGGCTAAGATGCAGGGTATAAAAGTAGCACAGAGACCTGTGGGAAGAGGAATAAAACAAGCACTGTATATACAATCAGTCCCCAAGGAGAGCTCATGGTTCCCCCCCCTTCTATATTCCTTAATATCCATCCCTGGCTCTCTTTAATTCTCCTCTGTACTACAAACCCACTATCACTCCCCCTGTCCTGAGCTCTCTGTTGGAGGGAAGGGACTCTCTAATGGAGGAGGCTGAAATAGGGAAAGCCTCAGTGGAAGGAACATGCATATTTTGTTCCACTCCCTGGATCCAGTTTCTGCAATTAGGGGACTAAATTCTGCTACTATCgatatttttaaaacccacaacTCCGCACAACAACTTCAGAAAAGTGTGCAGACATAATAAGATGGGAATTCCATAACTGTAATGCCTGAGGTTTTTTTCTACTCTAAAAGAGAAGAAATGGCCATGAtccatggccctgatccaaatcacACTTCCTCCACCCTGATATTAATCATGAAGGGGAAATGTATGGCACAATTTAGTTTTACATAATTTATTTCATATGAATTGgattttcagcatttttccttcTGGAAAAGAATGGAGTTATATTGTGaaactgaaaagaaatgtgcctTGAGATATTTCTAGGCTTTCTGTATCCCTGAGGACTAGAAACTAAAAGTTTGGATTCTCTGGAATATGCATTAATGGCAGGTAGATTCTGTGCTTGTGCACCAAGCCCTTAAATGTAGGAAATACCCATGCAATGTATTTTTGTCTAGTAGACTGCTAGGGCCTGTATGCTCTGTACACAGCACAAAAGTGGAGATAAACTATAGGCCTGCTGTTCCCAGAGGTACCTAACAAGCTGTTCCCAGAGGTACCTAACGGTACCAAGTTATGCCCCATGCCCTGGCACTGAACTAGCTTTTGGGCCTTCCAGAAAGCTTTCCAATATAATTTTTCGTAGGCATTAGAAGATATACAAGTGTTGCCAAGGTGTATGGAGACACTTGGGTATCTATCACAACGTTCATATTCAGTGGTTGGGAGGGATGCAATTCCTTTGTGTCCAGGGTGGCAACTAACTAGCTGTTAGCTCACCACTGCACAGCTGAGTCAAGCACCTGGGTTTTTCCTGCCCTCTTTGTGCCCACTTCTCAGTCCTTCTCCAAACTGACTAAAAAGAAGTGTGTGCTGTCGCGGGgagcttttctgttttctttttctttttattattgtCTCTCCAactctcagcacagcatccttccaggggtTGCTGTGGGACTACCTTACACTTCCTTTTAGTGTTTCTCCACTTTCATTCCTGAAAATAAGGCCTACTATGTATGTTATTTCTAGGTTGGAGTTTTTTTGTACAGCAGCTAGTAGTTGCATGCACTTTATTAATAATGGCAGCAGACAAATGCTCACTACTGGATcagttctccaccccaccccttcaagggttacataggaagctaacttataccgagtcaaaactttggtccatctaactcagtattgtctacactgacagtagctctccaagatttcaggaagaagtctctctctgccctacctggagatgctgccagggattgaacctgggaccttctgcatacagatgctctgGCCCTATCCCTTAAgcagaatatcttatagtgctcacatgtagtcacttatccaaatgcaaaccaaggtaaaccCCGATTTATGTTCGCTACCTCAAGACTGGCCCTCCACCCCCAAATAATACTACCCTTTTAGGCACAGGCAAAGTATTGGCAGCCCCCTACaagtcagagagggaatttgTGTGCTGTCCCTTTAAGAGGTCATGTGAGAGAACTGGAGGAACAGTTTCAGTTTGTGGGTGCCTCCACAGAAGTTGGACTGAAACTGGAGACGGATTGTCTGCAGATCAGTAGTATTTCTCTCTCTTATAACGTCGTGCAGGGTGCTTTTCTTGTGAGTTGTTAGCAATATATTGTTTGAAATCAGAGGAGATCAACCTCACGCTTCTGCTCTCACATGTTCAACTGGTcgcagagcatggtctaaggcaggGGCTCCCAACCAGTTGTGCTCCAGATGTAGatgaactatgactcccatcattcccagctacagtttgtggctggggatgatgggagttgtgtttcaacatctggagtaccagtagttgggaacccctggtctgagGGCTTATGATACCTTGCCAAAGCTAACAGGTCCACATCTATTTAGGGCCTAGGTGGGAGACTAGTAATCTCAGGTGTTCTCCCTTGGAAGAGAGGTAACAAATGAATGAAAAGTGGATAAATCTGGAAGGTCATGGGCAAAACCTAAACTTTACTTGTATTTCAGAAGCACAGTGTTGGCTGCTTGGCAGAATACATTTTTACTGGTGCTGACTCTTTGAGGAGGTGCTTCCCtctttgaggaggagagctggtcttgcagtagggaGCATGAATTAATCCCCACCTCCTTGCTAAGCATGGCCCACTGTTTGCATTTGGAaagatgactacatgtgagcactgtccgCTGTAAGATAGCagaaggtccaatccctggcagaaggttctaagttccactcttggcatttccaggttgtgctgggagagggactcctgccggaaaccttggcgacccactgccagtcagtatggacaatactgagctagatggaccagggatctgactcagcataaggcagcttcctgtgttcccttcCCCTGTACAATCAGCCACTGGACTGCCTCTCAGGACCCAATTACTCACACAGCTTTATATCAGAACAGCAGTCACACAGGTCTGAATTCCAGTCCTCTTGGGAATTGAGCGTGTAGCTGGTGCCCGTAGCTTGTGGCTGGGAGTCAATGATCACCTCTGTCTGATAGGACATACTAGCTCCtggaaaggggagaggagagaatgaGCAGCTCTGCTTATGCCCACCGCCAGATCCAGCTGCAGCATTTCATGTTCTTTGGGCAACCAAATGTCAAGTGTACCCTTTACTATCCCTCCATCCCTCACATTGTAGCCAAGCCTGCATTTTGTTCCCTGGGAtggccaactttttttttttaaccatctaTGCTGCTGTTGTACCTCTAACAGCAGCATAATCTGTGCACATTATCAGGATAACATGCTTGTCTCCATAGCATGAAGAGCATCACCAGATGATTTCTGCAGATTAAGCTGAGAGGCACTGGAGCAGGCCAGGCTGTTTATTTTCTGGTCAGTTGGTAATCTTACTGCTCTCTGAGGTAGAAAGCCCAAATAGACACTTCTCCCATTAAATAACCTATGCAAACCCTATTCACAAGTGCACAACTGGTACACCAGGCAGAGATCTGTAAGCATTCACTtgttcattcactcattcattctttcattcattccttcgatttctataccgcccttccaaaaatggcttggggtggtttacacagaaaaataacaaacaaataagatggaaccctgtccccaaagggctcacaatctaaaaagaaacataagatagacaccagcaacagtcactggaggtactgtgctggtggtggatagggccagttactctccccctgctaaataaagacaatcaccacattaaaaggtacacAACTGCTCATACATATATCatgcatctaggaacataggaagctgccatatactgagtcagaccattggtccatctagctcagtattgcctacccagactggcaatggctttctccaaggttgcaggcaggaatctctttcagctctatcttggagatgctgccagggagggaatttggaacctagatgctcttcccagagcagctccatcccttaagggaaataccttacagtgctcacacttctagtctcccattcaaatgcaaccagggtagaccctgcttagctaaggggacaagtcatgcttgctcccaccagaccagctctcctctctgtgggGAGACATGGATGAGCAAAATAGGCACCCACTATCCATCTATCTTATAGTCAttaatttttttctccccccacacactcacTCTGATTAGGCCGCCCTCCCCAAAAGCGAATTGGGCGGCCAGGAGACAAACGTACACCATTCCAGCGACTGCCACTGCTATCCCTGCGTGGGCGATTGACATGAGATGAAGTCATGATGGTGGGCATGCCACTGGTGACCTGGCTTTTGCGTGCAGCCACAGGTGGGAACACCCTTGCACTACTCCCACTGCTTTTTCTGCGGGCAGCCAGAGGCGGCTGCACCGGTGAACTGCCACTGCTGTTTCTGCGGAGCGCCATGGGCAGTGACAAACCaccactgctcctcctgctgctgctgctgctgcggatgGCTACGGGCAAGCTGGGCGGGCGAGTGAGGCTAGCTCTTCTGGCGGCCACAGCTCCTTTTCTTGGCGGCAACTCTGTGTTCTGGATGGATGGGTGTGCTGTCGCCATACTGCGGGGGATGtcgtcctcctcctgcctgccatctGCCGCCACTGCATCACTccgcctcttcctcttctttcaggCCAATTGgaaggcgaggaggcggcggagcAGTGGAGCAGGGACCAATGAGGGACAGGCATGGGGCCCTTTTGCCTTCTCAGCACCTTGGCTGGCCTGGGGATTAGACTGGCTGCCTGTAGGCCGTCCCCCATCCCCTCCAAGGGAGACTCGATACGACTCTTCTGCAATCCCCGAGGAGCTTCTCCTTGACAAGCCTCTTTGAAATGAGCTTCTGAGAAATGAGCTTCTTATTTTGAGGAAATTCAGTTtggttggtggccatttttaaaagacaggGAAATAACCAGGACCGGCGGTGTCTCTGTATTTGCAATTGACCTAGAAGAACGTATCGGAGAACATGAATGCTTGTAGCACTAAAGGCATTATTCCCATGCATATCCTATGCATTAATTTCAACGGGGCTTGTGGAAGAACCCTTCCCCGTGGATGGTGCTTCATGTGTCGGATGATCCTTATTGACAGCCCAAATGCTGCCCTTTACCTCATGGCATCTTGCGGGGGCAGGAGGATGTAGGCCTGCACTGTTGGCATGGCAACAGGGCCTCATTGACCCCCTGATATCCCGTTTGCTGTGGCCTAGGAGCCTTTGCACTGCCATATACATTGATGCAACCATTTCAGTTTTAATAACCCcttaggaagatgctaaaaggtatcatctcatactgcgtgggaggaggcaatggtcaacccctcctaccaaagaaaaccacagggctctgtgggtgccaggagtcgaaatagactggacggcacactttactttactttagcatCCTTTAACTCTTGTCTGAGGCAGTGTTCACACAGCCTGGGTCTTGGGTTCTCCCCCGAGAGATGTATGATGATATTTTAGACCCAAACCCCATTTGTTCCGTGTGAATATATTTTGACCTTGCCCCAAATAAGACAGAACCCTCCTTCTCTAAACAATACAGGATAGGCCCTTGGGCTGTATAtagctaggggtgtgtgtgtgtgtgtgtgaagagaaaACGCCTTGAGCTCACACCCTCATAACAAATAAATCTGTCCCAAGAAGAATCTTTCTGCTGAAATTCCTGACAGGGAGATGGCAGAGATGAGGAAATGGGTCAGGGTAAAAGGAAAGTGCTTGGGATGAGGAGAGGTGATGGTATCATATGCTCCGACATTTAACAGATGACAGCAGGGATATAATTGCAAGCATCACTTCCTTAGGAGCTCGGCATTTTAAAATTcgcttatattattattatttatgaatttattctgtgtagccacttaatggcgcagcaggaaatcaCTTGCTTAGCAAACacgaggttgctgtttcgaatctaCACTGGTATGGACTCTGGGAAGGCAGCCTTTCTATGCctcatatattgctgctgcctgatatagtaccagcagggattcaaatcagcaaccttctgcttgttagtcaagcatttccctgctgcaccattaggtggccaatATTATATGTACCCACTGGCAAAAGAACATCTActatttgttgtacactgccatacataatacataaaaatatataaaataataataaataaaataatactataACCTCAGATTTTACCGAACCCTTAAATATAatgatagtgtctgaaatgtgcaaaatatgttAGTACCAGAATCAGAAGCGATGCCCAAACATTCTGATTCTGTTGCTCATTGCATGTTCCTTaaatatctataatatttaaggattttgtaaaaatatggccttatagtagaaGATATTCTTTTGCCAGTGGTACATATAATCTCAATTTGTGATTTGCCTGTGGTTAAGTGGTAccatgcctgattccattacccttgaAATTGCCTGTAACTGACAGAGGCTTCACTGCAGCACCAAACAGGTGATCAGTGTTGCTTTCCATGCCATGAAAAGCTTCAGCTTGTCGATTTCTTCATAGTACATCTCTGTTAGAGGGGCAGAAATATAGgcctggcttcccccacccccccactgccaccccgccCCGCCATTTTTTTCCTGGCTAGTTGGTAATCCTCATTTTAAGAGACAGGTGAATGCATTAAGATGTATCTCCTAGGAAAAACCTCAGGCCACAAGGGATGTGTTAGCCACCAAGATGCTGTAGGATTTTATGGGAGCAATCCAGAGCGAAGTAAATGcaagtcctgttgaaatcaatgatAATTAAACACTTAACTGTGCTCAGGTTTGACAGCAATCAATGAGTTTAAAATCCAATCCTAAATTTTTTTACAtgaaagtaaatcccattgatttcaatgctacTTACGTCTAAGTATGTATGCTAAACCTTCAGCTTCAATTCACTTTAGATTTGTATGAATTGCACCCAGATTTTCTTGGTGGTACACATGGATACCTGCCTCTGGAATTTGGCATTAAGCGATGCCAAATTCACATTGGCAGACACTCTAGTGGGCCTTGGTATTTAACATTTTGACCGCACCCAGGTTTAGCGCTTCAGCTTTGTCATTCTGTGCAACAACTGTGTGAACTTCCTTGTCCTTTTACAGATACCTGGAACCTAGGTGCAAGAATGTCATGGGCAAGGCAGTGATTCATATGTTGGGTTGCCATATTTTATTCCTGGCCCTGCTTCTCTGCCTTTGAAGGCAACTGAAAGGAAAGAAATGAAGCAAGTGACACTTTCCCTTGATCTGTGAGGAAAAGCTTCCCTGTGTCATTTGTATGCTGGACTGTCATTAAGGACATAgcctaggagcagggccaggggAAAAGGGGGCAACCTTATTCACTCAGctaggatttgaactcaagtttcAAATTCAGCTCTTTACTTTAGCTGCTGCACaatcttttccttttttccttccccactccctaaCACTCCTGCTCTTTCAGTGCACCCAGCACAACTCAAACCCATTCTGAGGTCCCCTGTTAGTACAAAAGAATCTCACTGTTTAATCTACCGGTTTctaaacctgggtccccagatgttgttggactagaactcccatcatccctagccacaatagccagtgtggctggggatgatgggagttgtaatccaacatctggagatccaaggttgggaacctctggattAATTCATAGCGTAACCCTCGGCCAGACACACCTCACTGTTTATCTTTAGGTTTCCTTCTTCAGGTACAACAAACAACTGATCAGTGCACTGGTCCACATTATAAGTCAACCGGAACTTTCCCACTGAGGCATATATACACCAAAAGTTATCTTCACCAGTCCCCCCCATACTTCTCAGAAAAAAGTATGGGGGAGAATTGTTGGTTGCAATTGCCTAACAGTGCAATTGAATCGCTTGCACTTTTTGCAACCTGTCAAGAGGAAGAAAACAGCCGTGCACAGCAGGCAGGGACACTAcggggaaagcaggctagggGTGTGGTTTCAGCCTAGTGTTCCAGCCTCTGGAAAACTCtggacttcaaaggcagcttAGTCAAGGACCACTGCAGGGTAGCAGTAGGTGTGGTCCATGACATTCATGAGGTGcacttagataattttggagcctggacctaaaggcttttggagctccCCAATGctacactgcaagttaagcatcttccCCCCTACCAgtgctgctcaactctggcccacctgcagatgttggcctacagctcccataatccctgactcttggccactgtggctggggatgatgggagttgtcgtccaaaacagctgggggcccagagttgagcaggcctgccacacacagtatttttaacacgtgggttcttgagggcaccaacagcaactgaactcaaaagaatgtaagaatataaaacaggtatatttatgcaaatatgcagtagcagaaacatttcaacacacaactgaacatattcccatcccacatatttctttcctcactcccccctctgtctctaaagcacccggcacagatcataatcacacttggccacccagcTCAGTGctagccagcagcaaccacaccacccaggaccgacgaaagaggatttggcagcccccccgccccccgggggtgtggaggccctggatgtcAGCCCCGAAGAAGTTgcttggaagaagaagaggaagaagttgcttgtctgaaaccctggagaggtgctgcaggtcagtgtagacagggctgagggagatagagcaagggtctgactcagtcagacACAACTGCGAGTATTTGTTTGCCACGGGCACAGAAACTTAGAGGTTGGCAAAGAAGAACCCAATGCTAACTCTCCCTTAGGTCTCATCCTTCCTATTTAGATCATGTGTGCAcacatcccacacacacacacacacacactgcagccacaaGATCACCAACCTTCACAAATGCAAAGGTCTCCCCCGCAACCCCAATATTCCTGTGCAAACATTCTTCACTTACCTGGGTATTTCCCCTGGAACTTCAGGGTGTCTCTTGACCAGATGTCTTTAGCTGAAGAAATCTATCAGGTGGTGTTGAGTTAGTGCCTTGAATATATACACTCCgtagggaagggaagggcggGGAAAGAAAGGCTAGCTGTAGGGAGGGAGTAGAGCCGCCTGGGTGGTGCTCTGGAGctgaaagaaggaaagaggaggaggacaggaaATTTGTGGTTCATGGTCTTCAGGGGGAGAAAGGAAGTGGGTGGATGGGAATGATCAGGGGAAAGCCATGCAGACAGgtaagcggggtgtgtgtgtgtgtgtggattaaaAGGCCCCGTTGGCTGCAGTGTACAGTGGGCAGCCAAAGGTCACTATAAGGCACATCCCCTAATATACATAGGGTTAGATAGGTCACCAGTTGcctggcagcaaacatgaattccCAGACAGTAGTCTGGCACTGACCCAAActgctttattcattcattcattcattcattcattcattacatttataaactgccccatccagaggctctgggcggagTACAAcgttttaaaaagacataaaacccacaattcataaatgctaaaaacaatatacaaacaattaaaaaacgattaaaaccattaaaaacccattaaaatacttgtaaaaaacaacaacactttacaagccttggaaggccaggccaaacaaataggtttttagggctctcttaaaggccgacggcgagcctaaactgcggatatctgccgggagtgcattccatagaccaggagcagctacagaaaaggcccggttccaagtcgccaccagacgtaccggtgctaactggagacggacctctatTCATCTGTGATATGCCTTCGGAGAGGTTGCATCTCAGGATTTGTCAGTGTTTTTGAACATGGATCCCCTCCCCTTCCTAAACTCTCTGGATACTCCCACCCAACTGAGTACTTACCTTCTGTTCCACAGCAGAGTATGGAAAGAGCCATGAATGTGGTGGTGTGCAATGCATGCAGCCGGTGTGCAAAGCTGTGCAGATCGGGTCACTCATCCAAGGCTGATGTTTAGGGCCAAATTGCACATTAAGTTAGAAGCTAGCTGTAGGGACGCTTCAGGCTAGCTGCTTTTCGTCTAAGATAGtcagctgcaggcagcccaatcTGGATGAAGGGCATGGGAAAGTGAGGAATTAACTCCTTCCCCATGATGTTTCCCTGCCTCAAACTACCCCCACTGAAACTGTTGGGAATGATTGAGCAAATGAGGGAGCAGGTTTGGACAAGTAAAAAAAAAGTCCATGTGTATGCCTAGATGTGATGAaaaaactgatagttgctgagcgcttgaggatgcttttgcaccagataaatccccctttctgcccgccccctttcctgagttaaaaacccactctgggaggcttgtaaaaagaaaagaaaaaaaagttttattcaattactaccaactgtttccatctgaggcttttagctttagaTGCACTGAAAAAAATACTtggtaggttacaaaaatagattgTCTTAGGCTTCggttttaggttgcatttaggcatGCTTAGACATTTACAGAGTCTTTTTCAATGCCCTAGATGAGTTGAGTGTAAGCTAGttgttcttattttaattacattgcaggtaaacaataatagaacagtttcagggatattcAAAGCACTCAGGCAAAGAAATATGagtttctaacacaaagtctgactagaCAAACtcttccctagactaaacttcccgaagccatAAGCCTTGGCTCCTTCTCTTGaattcaccaaactcctgatgagaatcaagcctcctgcaatcctgtcctcccaggatctacagtcatcctgttgtagcaaaactccattgccacatATTCCCTGCTCCTTCTTCAGAGACTTCCCTTCTTCAtctcagaattcccagcaacagctctctaggtcccacccacctggagtactgattggttgagccctggagttcaccagcctgtcaagtCAAGACAAAGGTTCACTTTCTgctaactctttagagggaggggagactggtcactacaggtATACTCTCTGATTCTGGGGATTTTGAAATGTTGGAGTCTGTTCACAGTTGCCACAAAGTGAACAATGGCCATATCTGAAAAGTCCTTTGGGTATGTTTCCATTTGTGGATGTGGTTCTCCTAATGGAATTGTTCAATACGTCACTGTGTACTAGCATATCTTTCAAGCTTGCACTCTTTTTATGGGCAAACATGGGTTGTTCTTCACATCCTGGAATGTCCCGTAATAAATGCCAGTGTTTTCTAATTATCTGCTGTATATCCTGAGAGTGTGTATCATAAGTGATCGGAATAATCATTCTATTAGGTAtttccttcttcttttcttttagaAGGAAGTAATCTTCCTCGATCCAACACCTTAGCCTTATAAGAAGCTTTCTTGATAATTTTCATGGGGTAGCCTCTTTCCAAGAGTGGTGTTTTCAAAATATTGGCTTGTCTATAGAAGGCATTCAGATCTCCACAGTTTCTACATAGTCCTTCTGCGCATTTGGCCAGAATAGAGGTCCTATCAAAAATCACTCCATGAGACTTTACCCTGGGAACATCTACTTGTACTTCTCCCGCTTCATGAACAATGCATCTTCGATATGAACTATTGGATCCAATCTTTTAAGTTGAATATAGAGACTATTTTAATGATCATTTTGTATAAATGTTATTGAAACATACAGATCTATTTTTATTTCAGTATTATTATAGAACATGCCATTGCACAGCCTTTTAAACACACGGTTTTATTAAGATTCTATTAAAACCTCAATACATGACattgcagcccagccagcaactGGCAGCTGCCAGGCGGGTCTGCCCACCTATCCCCACCATGGTGGTGGATGCTGGTTTCTTTCATTCTTGGAAGAATGAATTACCAGCTGCAGCAACAGAGTCATAGCCAGCGCTGACTGCAGCTCATAATGTATTCCCCCACTATGGTGCTCTCTGTAGCTTTGCAGTACTATGAGACATTgtcagggtggggagagatggcCAGTGGTAGCCATGGGCTAGAAGACTGTTCTTGCTGCCACTGGCCTACCAATAAACTTGCATCCCTCCCGGGTGTTCCCCTTAAGCAGGGCTTGAGAATCAGTGGCCTCTCTGCGCACCTTAGAGAAATACAGATTTCTTAAGAGTGCTCCCTACTGGAGGATGTAGTAAGGCCTTGGAAAGATCAATATTTAAGCTGCCTTTTTTAATCTCTTGGACTTTGGACAACCACAGATGCCGGGGAAGCTGGACCAGACATGGGGTGTTTACCCAAATGGCACACAAAAAAAAGGGTGTTTGCTAGCTCTGGATTTGTAGATTAAATAAAGGGTAGGGAactgatcttgtggcagtgagcatgaatggtctcctttgctaagcagggtgtgcacTGGTTtgcagctccacccttccctattttcttcattatctccctcactccaagggggcaTTGGGGACAGGGGctcccagctatgcccctggagg contains:
- the LOC128332772 gene encoding uncharacterized protein LOC128332772 isoform X4; the encoded protein is MATAHPSIQNTELPPRKGAVAARRASLTRPPSLPVAIRSSSSSRRSSGGLSLPMALRRNSSGSSPVQPPLAARRKSSGSSARVFPPVAARKSQVTSGMPTIMTSSHVNRPRRDSSGSRWNGVRLSPGRPIRFWGGRPNQSLCATFIPCILACHVAEEAGESCCLPCLPGSLIALRTDVRARYHIQGSICEDWVVMTCCPLCGLCQLSRQLNKR
- the LOC128332772 gene encoding uncharacterized protein LOC128332772 isoform X1, which gives rise to MATAHPSIQNTELPPRKGAVAARRASLTRPPSLPVAIRSSSSSRRSSGGLSLPMALRRNSSGSSPVQPPLAARRKSSGSSARVFPPVAARKSQVTSGMPTIMTSSHVNRPRRDSSGSRWNGVRLSPGRPIRFWGGRPNQRASMSYQTEVIIDSQPQATGTSYTLNSQEDWNSDLCDCCSDIKLCLCATFIPCILACHVAEEAGESCCLPCLPGSLIALRTDVRARYHIQGSICEDWVVMTCCPLCGLCQLSRQLNKR
- the LOC128332772 gene encoding cornifelin homolog isoform X5, whose protein sequence is MCPVPLANFQISSAKDIWSRDTLKFQGKYPGASMSYQTEVIIDSQPQATGTSYTLNSQEDWNSDLCDCCSDIKLCLCATFIPCILACHVAEEAGESCCLPCLPGSLIALRTDVRARYHIQGSICEDWVVMTCCPLCGLCQLSRQLNKR
- the LOC128332772 gene encoding cornifelin homolog isoform X3, with protein sequence MCPVPLANFQVKEIILLHLQCTAIQADQGYIPVSRSEHLCCTTIFNIYWEHLLKLSIYAPWQEPKNMQRNVLNAFSSSKELSSAGSLIKAESERQNFTQIGASMSYQTEVIIDSQPQATGTSYTLNSQEDWNSDLCDCCSDIKLCLCATFIPCILACHVAEEAGESCCLPCLPGSLIALRTDVRARYHIQGSICEDWVVMTCCPLCGLCQLSRQLNKR